Proteins from one Acidimicrobiia bacterium genomic window:
- a CDS encoding SMP-30/gluconolactonase/LRE family protein, protein MERDLQVVATGIRFAEGPTWCSDGTLVCTSVANGAVVRVHVATGVVEPVAMTGGGANAVIAASDGGFVVTQNGGIDYSTTGLRLDPMPEYQPITPGIQRVDPQGEVSYLLDEGFLAPNDLVVDEHGTLWFTDPPHYPPPSEPAGRVHTLAADGTTRIAFDGFAYCNGIALEPDGTPVVVEGMGLQRLLPDGGREWVVEQVGERTGDGFCVDANGRFYVAVTIDHGLRVFEADGTEVDFLEIPGRGLTTNCCFGGDDLRTLYAVDGMPGQVVAWEGMPTPGLPQHEWPVPTAR, encoded by the coding sequence ATGGAGCGAGATCTGCAGGTCGTCGCGACCGGCATCCGGTTCGCGGAGGGCCCGACGTGGTGCTCCGACGGCACCCTCGTGTGCACGAGCGTGGCCAACGGCGCCGTGGTGCGAGTGCACGTCGCCACCGGCGTCGTCGAACCGGTCGCGATGACCGGTGGCGGCGCGAACGCGGTGATCGCCGCGAGCGACGGGGGCTTCGTCGTCACCCAGAACGGTGGCATCGATTACTCGACCACTGGCCTGCGGCTCGATCCGATGCCGGAGTACCAACCGATCACACCGGGCATCCAGCGCGTCGATCCGCAGGGTGAAGTCTCGTATCTGCTCGACGAGGGCTTCCTCGCTCCCAACGACCTGGTGGTCGACGAGCACGGGACGCTGTGGTTCACCGATCCACCGCACTATCCCCCACCGTCAGAGCCCGCCGGACGCGTGCACACGTTGGCCGCGGACGGCACGACGCGCATCGCGTTCGACGGCTTTGCGTACTGCAACGGGATTGCGCTCGAGCCCGACGGGACACCGGTCGTCGTCGAAGGAATGGGTCTCCAACGCCTCCTCCCCGACGGCGGGCGCGAGTGGGTCGTCGAGCAGGTCGGCGAGAGGACCGGCGACGGGTTCTGCGTCGACGCCAACGGTCGGTTCTATGTTGCAGTGACGATCGACCATGGCCTTCGAGTGTTCGAGGCCGACGGCACGGAGGTCGACTTCCTCGAGATCCCTGGGCGGGGGCTCACCACGAACTGCTGCTTCGGCGGCGACGACCTGCGCACGCTGTACGCCGTGGACGGCATGCCGGGTCAGGTCGTGGCGTGGGAAGGGATGCCCACACCCGGACTGCCGCAGCACGAATGGCCGGTACCAACGGCGCGATAG
- a CDS encoding histidine phosphatase family protein yields the protein MGEREHVETRLLLVRHGQSTWNAEGRWQGHSDPPLSPLGELQASAGAATVTELGITAVFSSDLLRARRTAELLAPPEIVVVVEPALKERNVGEWEGLTRGEIDAQFPGMLDARESPPGFESDESLVGRVLPALETIASGLAARTSVLVVTHGGVIRSLERRLGAPSAPVPNLAGRWVVIAGADLVLGDREVLIDADDATLTVPTEE from the coding sequence ATGGGCGAACGAGAGCATGTCGAGACGCGTCTCTTGCTCGTTCGCCACGGCCAGTCCACATGGAACGCCGAGGGTCGCTGGCAGGGCCACTCCGACCCGCCGCTCTCACCGCTCGGCGAGCTTCAGGCGAGCGCTGGGGCCGCCACGGTCACCGAGCTCGGCATCACCGCGGTGTTCAGTTCCGACCTGCTGCGAGCGCGCCGGACCGCAGAGCTCCTTGCACCACCGGAGATCGTGGTGGTCGTCGAGCCGGCGCTGAAGGAGCGCAACGTGGGGGAGTGGGAGGGGCTGACGCGAGGCGAGATCGACGCGCAGTTCCCCGGGATGCTCGACGCGCGCGAGAGCCCGCCGGGTTTCGAGAGCGACGAGTCGCTGGTCGGGCGCGTCTTGCCCGCGCTGGAGACGATCGCCAGCGGGCTCGCCGCTCGCACGTCCGTGCTCGTCGTCACCCACGGCGGCGTCATCCGCAGCCTCGAGCGTCGCCTCGGTGCTCCATCGGCCCCGGTGCCGAACCTGGCCGGCCGGTGGGTCGTCATCGCCGGTGCAGATCTCGTGCT